In a genomic window of Primulina huaijiensis isolate GDHJ02 chromosome 10, ASM1229523v2, whole genome shotgun sequence:
- the LOC140985660 gene encoding mitochondrial metalloendopeptidase OMA1-like, whose translation MPDFVNTMSNLLLRLPFSRRMEMEADYIGLLLIASAGYDPRVAPQVYEKFGRIVGDSKLQDYLATHPSGKKRAQTLAQAEVMEEAFNIYREVQSGRGVEGFL comes from the exons ATGCCTGATTTTGTGAACACAATGTCAAATCTGCTCCTAAGGCTTCCTTTCTCTAGAAG AATGGAAATGGAAGCAGATTATATTGGACTTCTGCTTATCGCATCAGCTGGATATGACCCACGTGTGGCTCCCCAAGTCTATGAGAAGTTTGGAAGAATAGTGGGTGATTCGAAATTACAAGATTATCTTGCTACTCATCCTTCTGGTAAGAAGAGAGCTCAAACATTAGCTCAGGCTGAAGTTATGGAAGAAGCATTCAATATTTATCGTGAGGTGCAGTCAGGACGCGGGGTTGAGGGTTTTCTTTAG